A genomic window from Algoriphagus sp. Y33 includes:
- a CDS encoding glycosyltransferase, which translates to MLSFYLIWSLSYLTLLWWMSRFWVKEQNTSIAQSFRLNVTLLIPFRNEKENIPSLILNLKKLRYPQLEILLVDDHSEDGSLQLLKEGLGELWYVKILESPAFGKKKAVEYGVKMASGEIILCSDADCFFPELWIERMVSPFQDTKIHLVAAAVMVEDKGRFLDIFQSLDWAGILLITSYSFSKNKPLMCSGANLAYRKEAFEKVCGYEGNHEFASGDDEFLLKKIHKFYGQGATGYLSSSESLVKTNPELTWRDLINQRIRWAGKWKAHFSLSHAISALGAFIVQLIWIGSFSLIFLGGKGILTFGVVWLLKGVAEKISLGGILEVLGCKQNNISILKTSLVHPFYVLWVGIRTLDGKFTWKGREN; encoded by the coding sequence ATGCTAAGTTTTTATCTGATCTGGTCTCTGAGTTACCTCACATTACTGTGGTGGATGAGTAGGTTTTGGGTGAAAGAACAGAATACTTCTATAGCACAGTCATTTAGGCTAAATGTTACGCTCCTTATCCCTTTTCGGAATGAGAAGGAAAATATCCCGAGTTTGATTTTAAATCTGAAGAAGCTCCGATATCCACAACTTGAAATACTTCTGGTAGATGACCACTCGGAGGACGGATCATTACAGCTTTTAAAAGAGGGGCTTGGGGAACTTTGGTATGTGAAAATTCTTGAAAGTCCGGCTTTCGGGAAGAAAAAGGCAGTGGAATACGGTGTAAAAATGGCCTCCGGTGAAATCATCCTATGCTCTGACGCTGATTGTTTCTTTCCTGAATTATGGATTGAAAGAATGGTTTCTCCATTTCAGGATACTAAAATTCACTTAGTAGCGGCAGCTGTGATGGTAGAGGACAAGGGCAGGTTTTTGGATATATTCCAATCTTTGGATTGGGCGGGTATCTTGTTGATAACTAGCTACTCTTTTTCCAAAAATAAGCCACTCATGTGCAGTGGGGCAAATTTGGCGTATAGAAAAGAAGCTTTTGAGAAAGTGTGCGGATACGAAGGGAATCATGAGTTTGCTTCGGGAGACGATGAATTTCTTTTGAAAAAAATCCATAAGTTTTATGGTCAGGGGGCGACGGGCTACCTGTCTTCATCAGAGAGCTTGGTCAAGACAAATCCTGAGCTTACTTGGCGGGATTTGATCAACCAGCGTATCCGCTGGGCAGGTAAGTGGAAAGCACATTTTTCTCTTTCTCATGCTATATCCGCCCTAGGGGCGTTTATTGTTCAATTGATATGGATTGGTAGTTTTTCGTTGATCTTTCTGGGAGGAAAAGGAATTCTGACCTTTGGGGTAGTTTGGCTTTTAAAGGGAGTGGCAGAAAAAATTAGTTTAGGTGGAATTTTAGAAGTGTTGGGCTGCAAACAGAATAATATCTCTATACTCAAGACTTCGCTTGTACATCCGTTCTATGTCTTATGGGTTGGGATAAGGACATTGGACGGAAAATTCACGTGGAAAGGCAGGGAGAACTAG
- the ruvC gene encoding crossover junction endodeoxyribonuclease RuvC: MSKEQEKAPKEKIILGIDPGTNVMGYGVILTEGKKYKILQYGVIHLKKYESHELKLKKIFERITGILEEFMPDCVALEAPFFGVNVQSMLKLGRAQGVAMAAALARDIPITEYSPKKVKQSVTGNGNASKEQVAAMLQTLFNLTELPKMLDATDALAVALCHHFHEGRIQTKGRNAGWKSFIEENPDRLKK; the protein is encoded by the coding sequence GTGAGCAAAGAACAAGAAAAAGCCCCAAAGGAAAAAATCATCCTAGGTATAGATCCCGGCACCAACGTGATGGGTTATGGGGTGATTTTGACAGAGGGCAAAAAATACAAAATTCTCCAATATGGCGTAATTCATCTGAAAAAGTATGAATCGCACGAATTGAAACTCAAGAAAATTTTTGAACGAATTACCGGGATTTTAGAGGAATTTATGCCTGACTGCGTAGCCTTGGAAGCACCCTTTTTTGGAGTGAACGTGCAATCCATGCTCAAACTCGGCCGAGCCCAAGGGGTAGCGATGGCAGCAGCTTTGGCAAGAGACATACCGATCACTGAATACTCTCCCAAAAAAGTAAAACAGTCTGTAACCGGAAATGGAAACGCATCGAAAGAGCAAGTTGCTGCTATGCTTCAGACACTTTTCAATCTGACTGAGTTGCCAAAAATGCTGGATGCTACCGATGCATTGGCCGTAGCACTTTGCCATCATTTCCACGAAGGAAGAATTCAGACGAAAGGAAGAAATGCGGGGTGGAAATCATTTATAGAAGAAAATCCGGATCGGTTGAAAAAATAA
- a CDS encoding porin family protein produces the protein MKKLLVLVFALGFFGAAQAQFGVRAGFSSANFTDFETDAIAGFHAGAYYKIDLGFLAIEPGLQFSQKGHKRVGDTGTPAADKERLNYVDIPALVRVNLLPYLNVFAGPQASLLVSRKLEYVDGSSITTTDPIRKYDITGVVGVGANLPLGLNAQVSYDLGLVSANYYEVNVKNNVLKISLGYDF, from the coding sequence ATGAAAAAACTTTTGGTACTAGTCTTTGCGCTCGGTTTCTTCGGTGCAGCTCAGGCACAATTTGGAGTACGGGCAGGTTTCAGTAGCGCAAATTTCACTGATTTTGAAACCGATGCTATTGCGGGATTTCATGCAGGGGCGTATTACAAAATAGATTTGGGATTTCTGGCAATAGAGCCCGGACTTCAGTTTTCCCAAAAAGGGCACAAGCGGGTTGGAGATACAGGTACGCCGGCTGCGGATAAAGAAAGGTTGAATTATGTGGATATTCCAGCACTGGTTCGTGTTAATCTTCTGCCTTACCTGAATGTCTTTGCCGGCCCACAAGCCTCTTTGTTGGTTTCCAGAAAACTTGAATATGTAGATGGAAGTAGCATCACGACCACTGATCCTATCAGAAAATATGATATAACAGGTGTGGTAGGCGTTGGTGCTAATTTACCACTGGGGTTGAATGCTCAGGTAAGTTATGATCTCGGGCTTGTGAGCGCTAATTACTACGAGGTGAATGTCAAGAATAACGTGTTGAAAATATCTTTGGGATATGATTTCTAA
- a CDS encoding Crp/Fnr family transcriptional regulator, which yields MENFLSLLSKFPTTSDEAKRAFASHLDEFEVEKGFLLEKEGQISNYLYFVAVGSARSYYIRENRDITVSFTLDEEFVTAMHSFITRKPSYENIETMEKSKIFKISYENLQACFIDFPELERAYRMILEQYYIVLEEQRIFTKFKTAKERYLELMRYRPKVIHKASVGQIASFLDMTIETLSRIRARI from the coding sequence ATGGAAAATTTCTTAAGCCTGCTCAGCAAATTCCCTACTACAAGTGATGAAGCGAAGCGGGCTTTCGCAAGTCACCTTGATGAATTTGAAGTGGAAAAGGGTTTCCTGCTCGAAAAAGAAGGGCAAATAAGCAATTATCTGTATTTCGTAGCAGTGGGTTCGGCCAGAAGTTATTACATCCGCGAAAATAGGGACATCACAGTTTCTTTCACTTTGGACGAGGAATTTGTAACAGCGATGCACTCATTTATCACGCGAAAACCATCGTACGAAAACATTGAAACGATGGAAAAAAGCAAAATTTTCAAAATCTCCTATGAAAATCTCCAAGCCTGCTTCATTGACTTCCCGGAACTGGAGCGAGCCTACCGTATGATTTTGGAGCAGTATTATATCGTGCTCGAAGAGCAGCGCATCTTCACAAAATTCAAAACTGCCAAGGAAAGGTACCTCGAACTGATGCGATACCGGCCAAAGGTAATCCACAAGGCATCTGTAGGTCAGATCGCTTCTTTTTTGGATATGACTATCGAAACTCTTAGCAGGATAAGGGCTAGGATCTGA
- a CDS encoding potassium/proton antiporter, protein MSVTAENVLLISSLLLLAGVLASKTAGKTGIPMLLIFLGVGMLAGSDGIGGIRFDNPAIAQFLGIIALTYILYSGGLDTKWPSIKPVLKPGISLSTLGVLITSFSLGGFVYLITELTFLESLLLGSIVSSTDAAAVFSVLRAKSIGLKGNLRPLLELESGSNDPMAYFLTVSVLGLITLETGSVGEIIPLFLIQMIVGGLLGWLFGRLTVLLTNKVKLDFEGLYPVMLLALVLITYTVVDLLKGNGFLAVYISAITVGNGKMAHKKSLMKFFDGIAWLMQVIMFIALGLLVFPKQLIPISGVAILAALFLIFIARPLGVFISLSFFKFKLREKTFISWVGLRGAVPIVFATLPLIKNIEMASVIFHIVFFIVLASVAIQATTLPLAAKLLHLSLPASLKKRSMLDIELSEDFKNAILEIQLPKDSPINGKKILELGFPHTSLIVLVKRDGKFITPSGQTTLEDGDELMIMTENEREEDQIKRLLGI, encoded by the coding sequence ATGTCTGTCACAGCCGAAAACGTACTTTTAATCAGCTCACTTTTATTGTTGGCAGGAGTTCTTGCCAGTAAGACTGCCGGCAAAACAGGCATTCCAATGCTCCTGATATTTTTGGGAGTAGGAATGCTGGCAGGATCAGATGGGATCGGGGGAATTCGGTTTGACAATCCTGCAATCGCCCAATTTCTGGGTATCATTGCCCTGACCTACATCCTCTATTCCGGTGGTCTAGACACCAAATGGCCAAGCATTAAGCCTGTTCTTAAGCCAGGTATATCGCTTTCCACATTGGGCGTTTTGATTACGAGTTTTTCGCTTGGTGGTTTTGTTTATCTGATTACGGAGCTCACTTTTCTGGAGAGTTTACTTCTTGGATCCATCGTATCTTCCACTGATGCGGCCGCAGTATTCTCTGTGTTACGGGCAAAAAGCATAGGGTTGAAAGGTAATCTACGGCCTCTTTTGGAGCTGGAAAGCGGAAGCAATGACCCTATGGCTTATTTCCTTACGGTTTCGGTTTTAGGGCTGATCACTCTGGAAACAGGATCAGTCGGGGAAATCATCCCCTTATTCCTCATTCAGATGATAGTAGGCGGTTTGTTGGGCTGGTTGTTTGGAAGGTTGACTGTCTTGCTGACCAATAAAGTCAAACTGGACTTTGAGGGGCTTTACCCAGTTATGCTTCTGGCACTGGTTCTCATCACTTACACAGTGGTGGATCTGCTGAAAGGCAATGGATTTCTAGCTGTTTATATCAGTGCTATCACCGTGGGGAATGGGAAAATGGCCCATAAAAAGAGTCTGATGAAGTTTTTTGACGGGATTGCATGGCTTATGCAAGTGATTATGTTCATAGCCTTGGGACTGTTGGTATTCCCAAAACAACTCATACCTATATCAGGAGTTGCCATCTTGGCGGCTTTATTTTTGATTTTTATCGCCCGGCCTCTAGGTGTATTTATTTCACTCTCTTTTTTCAAATTCAAGTTACGAGAAAAAACATTCATCTCTTGGGTTGGATTGAGGGGAGCCGTTCCTATCGTGTTTGCGACTTTACCATTGATCAAAAACATAGAAATGGCTTCCGTGATATTCCATATTGTCTTTTTCATTGTGCTTGCCTCAGTTGCTATCCAAGCCACCACGCTCCCCTTAGCGGCAAAGCTCCTGCATCTTTCCCTGCCTGCCTCGCTGAAAAAGCGCTCTATGCTCGATATTGAGCTTTCGGAGGATTTTAAAAATGCAATTCTGGAAATCCAGCTTCCTAAAGACAGTCCGATTAATGGAAAGAAAATCCTGGAACTTGGCTTCCCACACACTTCACTAATCGTGCTTGTAAAAAGAGATGGGAAATTCATCACACCGAGTGGTCAGACCACATTGGAAGACGGAGATGAACTAATGATTATGACTGAAAATGAAAGAGAAGAAGATCAGATAAAAAGGTTACTCGGGATTTAG
- a CDS encoding PepSY domain-containing protein, with amino-acid sequence MSNRIYNILFHTHTISGIVISVALYVIFFAGSFSFFRDEIVSWERNESISEGWMLQEMDFDLVLDTLETRKGIAKTDVAFNQHYDEQRLGVTISAPKGAEVKEGEKGRGRGGRGNFFYLNTKNLDTYDYQESYSFGEFLYRLHFFAQLNFFGRSGYMLAGIIAFFFLFAVITGVIVHWKKIISNFYIFRPNNSVKNLWTDAHTALGIIGLPYQFMFALTGVYVIVGLTVMSPAIINYIYEGDQEKAFSDFGYSPPKFEFVGKPLEGEFSVNDLLAETKEKWPEFHVHNASIFNYGDEGMHVQFTGKSDYNKKFASAGSITYRMLDREIIAEKSPFQDVSYLDGARAVILRLHFGDFGGKGLKLVYFALGLLTCFVIISGVMIWLVARDKKHVSPAKRKFNAWLVWFYLAGCLSMFPVTAFTFVMIKVGLQDPGVDRMGFIFQTFFWSWLALTLIFTFIRSNAITNKFTLILGGTIGLAVPVVSGVISGNWLWITLKNGQTDIFLVDALWLVISVSALMIGAKMKTKNADSEPSKPAVSRKESTLAVG; translated from the coding sequence ATGAGCAACAGGATTTATAATATTTTATTTCATACACATACCATCTCGGGGATTGTTATCAGCGTGGCATTGTATGTGATTTTCTTTGCCGGTTCTTTCTCATTTTTCAGAGATGAAATTGTCAGCTGGGAGCGGAATGAGTCAATTTCTGAGGGATGGATGCTACAGGAAATGGACTTTGATCTTGTGCTGGATACACTGGAGACACGAAAAGGAATCGCCAAGACAGACGTTGCTTTTAACCAGCATTATGATGAGCAACGCCTGGGGGTAACCATTTCTGCACCTAAAGGTGCTGAAGTTAAGGAAGGAGAGAAGGGGAGAGGGCGTGGTGGTCGTGGAAATTTCTTCTATTTGAACACAAAAAATCTGGACACTTATGATTATCAGGAATCGTATTCGTTCGGAGAATTTCTTTATAGACTTCATTTCTTCGCGCAGCTGAATTTTTTCGGAAGGTCAGGCTATATGCTGGCGGGAATTATCGCTTTTTTCTTTCTTTTCGCAGTGATTACAGGGGTGATAGTTCATTGGAAAAAAATTATCAGCAACTTCTATATTTTCCGTCCCAATAACAGTGTCAAGAACCTTTGGACGGATGCACATACTGCACTTGGGATCATAGGTCTTCCATACCAGTTTATGTTTGCACTTACAGGCGTGTACGTTATTGTGGGGCTTACAGTCATGTCTCCTGCGATCATCAATTATATTTATGAGGGAGATCAAGAGAAGGCCTTTAGTGATTTTGGCTATAGTCCACCGAAATTTGAGTTTGTGGGAAAACCTCTCGAAGGAGAGTTTTCAGTAAATGACCTGCTTGCTGAGACAAAAGAAAAATGGCCGGAATTTCATGTGCACAATGCGAGCATTTTTAACTATGGGGATGAAGGTATGCATGTGCAGTTTACGGGGAAATCTGACTACAATAAAAAATTTGCCAGTGCAGGGAGCATCACTTATCGTATGTTGGATAGGGAAATTATAGCTGAAAAAAGCCCCTTTCAGGATGTCTCGTATCTCGACGGAGCCCGTGCTGTGATTCTGAGATTGCACTTTGGCGATTTTGGAGGTAAGGGGTTGAAGCTGGTTTATTTTGCGCTTGGCCTATTGACTTGTTTTGTGATTATCTCCGGAGTAATGATCTGGCTTGTAGCTAGGGACAAGAAGCATGTCTCGCCTGCAAAGCGAAAATTTAATGCATGGCTGGTGTGGTTTTATCTAGCGGGATGCCTAAGCATGTTTCCTGTGACGGCATTTACATTTGTGATGATCAAAGTAGGCCTGCAAGATCCTGGCGTGGATCGTATGGGATTTATTTTTCAAACGTTCTTCTGGTCTTGGTTGGCATTGACTCTCATTTTTACCTTTATACGAAGCAATGCCATTACCAATAAGTTTACTCTGATTCTGGGGGGAACCATCGGACTTGCAGTTCCTGTCGTGAGTGGGGTGATTTCAGGAAACTGGCTTTGGATTACACTTAAAAATGGACAGACCGATATATTTTTGGTTGATGCATTGTGGCTGGTTATTTCCGTTTCCGCACTAATGATAGGGGCGAAAATGAAAACAAAAAATGCGGATTCGGAACCTTCTAAACCGGCGGTTTCCAGAAAAGAATCTACACTGGCAGTGGGTTGA
- a CDS encoding DUF4198 domain-containing protein has product MNILTLKSFCLTLMLMMLIVSVQAHALWIHTASNAEKGKEHPYRIYYADYHENAIEAVANWYSDVKEFELWLISPSGKKTRLEPTATVEYFEGTFLPEEEGEYRMEISHTADPGDSKTAYQFNAYAQVWVGKGKSKAKVDTDLALIKNANSSEYELLYKGKPLAEGDVMVLGPNAETQELKTGKKGKVSLDLANKGVYFAEATHTEKLPENDPSGLKAIWRCATQAIEIH; this is encoded by the coding sequence ATGAATATACTAACCTTGAAATCGTTTTGCCTTACACTAATGCTTATGATGCTTATTGTGAGTGTACAGGCCCACGCGTTATGGATCCATACCGCTTCCAATGCTGAAAAAGGCAAGGAGCATCCTTATCGGATCTATTATGCAGACTATCATGAAAACGCCATTGAGGCTGTAGCCAATTGGTATTCTGATGTAAAGGAGTTTGAACTGTGGCTAATCAGCCCATCCGGTAAGAAAACAAGACTAGAGCCTACCGCAACAGTTGAATATTTTGAAGGAACATTTTTACCTGAGGAAGAGGGAGAATACAGAATGGAAATCAGCCATACTGCCGATCCGGGCGATAGTAAAACTGCCTATCAGTTTAATGCCTATGCGCAAGTGTGGGTGGGAAAAGGAAAATCCAAAGCCAAAGTGGATACTGATCTTGCACTGATCAAAAATGCTAATTCCTCAGAATATGAGCTGCTTTACAAAGGGAAGCCTTTAGCCGAGGGAGATGTGATGGTGCTGGGTCCCAATGCTGAAACACAGGAATTGAAGACTGGCAAAAAAGGCAAAGTTAGTCTTGATCTGGCAAATAAGGGGGTCTATTTCGCGGAAGCTACCCATACCGAAAAGCTTCCCGAAAATGATCCGTCGGGTTTGAAAGCTATCTGGAGATGTGCTACACAAGCCATTGAAATACACTAA
- a CDS encoding DUF6686 family protein codes for MSACQTEIIYQNDDFVFTRCIDCCRMGLMFKQAMISFDELNFDAFRRYLERMDFEIEKYPFFDGLDRVVIETYHPDVQFTLLEEEFYRLKANVIEAHAQLQLIELIRKM; via the coding sequence ATGTCTGCCTGTCAAACAGAAATAATCTATCAAAACGATGATTTTGTTTTTACACGATGCATCGATTGCTGCAGAATGGGACTAATGTTCAAGCAGGCAATGATCAGTTTTGACGAGCTCAATTTTGATGCTTTTCGAAGATATTTGGAGCGTATGGATTTTGAAATTGAGAAGTATCCCTTTTTTGATGGACTGGATCGGGTAGTGATCGAGACTTATCATCCGGACGTACAGTTTACCCTGCTGGAGGAAGAGTTTTATCGGCTCAAAGCGAATGTGATTGAAGCCCATGCTCAGTTGCAGTTAATTGAATTGATTAGGAAGATGTAG
- a CDS encoding DUF4374 domain-containing protein, producing the protein MKTNFNYLLALASAVTIGFSACDSDDPNPGPVAPVSESRYIIASTPLASDGVADYLLTAESLTEGTVSTLGNGVEQDGTYRYYVTHKNKFFSLLYGQGNPGAVTTYELNSSGALEKLSDFQAETVQAFGPMNDDIVMAKISRSTTDPVGSWYRMNADQLQIVADGKWNQEEIANNGERAFFTWITQVGDKLFAPYFSMKACCNDSFGTNYPDSAWIAVFDYPSMELNKVIKDDRTSFIGRYFLSGLEVDEQGDAYAFSASVATSNGTMTSTLPSAFTRIKKGELEFDQSYYFNVEELADGYYVTAKTYAGNGKFIVMMNKEKGLYTVGNRFGVADVYNKTFSWVTGAPGEASIVNVTTNNFSEKDGLAYIGITTDLGSWVYEFNANTATATEGLKVDGGRITAISKLEVAE; encoded by the coding sequence ATGAAAACCAACTTTAACTATTTGCTTGCTTTGGCCTCGGCCGTGACTATAGGTTTCTCTGCCTGTGATTCTGATGATCCTAATCCCGGTCCTGTGGCACCTGTTTCAGAGAGCAGATACATAATTGCATCTACACCACTGGCTTCTGATGGAGTTGCCGATTATTTATTGACGGCGGAAAGCCTGACTGAAGGGACTGTGAGTACACTGGGAAATGGTGTGGAACAAGACGGGACTTACCGCTATTATGTAACGCACAAGAATAAGTTTTTCAGTCTGCTCTATGGTCAGGGAAACCCCGGAGCTGTGACTACCTATGAACTGAATTCCAGCGGTGCTTTGGAGAAATTGTCAGACTTTCAGGCTGAGACTGTACAGGCTTTTGGGCCGATGAACGATGATATTGTGATGGCAAAAATCTCAAGAAGTACTACAGACCCGGTAGGTTCCTGGTATAGAATGAATGCCGATCAGCTTCAGATCGTAGCAGATGGCAAGTGGAACCAAGAAGAAATTGCCAATAATGGGGAGCGTGCATTTTTCACTTGGATTACTCAGGTAGGAGATAAGCTTTTCGCTCCTTACTTCAGTATGAAAGCATGTTGCAATGATTCCTTTGGCACAAACTATCCGGACAGTGCCTGGATCGCAGTATTCGATTATCCAAGTATGGAATTAAATAAGGTGATCAAAGATGACCGCACCAGCTTTATAGGCAGATATTTCCTTTCTGGACTTGAAGTCGATGAGCAGGGAGATGCCTATGCATTTTCGGCTTCGGTTGCGACATCCAATGGTACTATGACTTCTACACTTCCTTCGGCATTTACCAGAATCAAAAAAGGAGAATTGGAATTTGACCAGTCTTACTATTTCAATGTGGAAGAACTGGCTGATGGATACTATGTCACGGCAAAGACTTATGCGGGCAACGGGAAATTCATCGTAATGATGAACAAAGAAAAGGGGCTTTATACTGTGGGAAATCGATTTGGAGTAGCAGATGTGTATAACAAAACCTTCAGTTGGGTGACAGGTGCTCCCGGGGAAGCTTCCATCGTCAATGTGACTACGAATAACTTCTCCGAAAAAGACGGGCTTGCCTACATCGGCATTACCACAGACTTGGGCAGTTGGGTGTATGAGTTCAATGCGAATACCGCCACCGCCACAGAAGGCTTGAAAGTCGATGGAGGTAGAATCACTGCAATCAGCAAGCTGGAAGTAGCAGAATAG
- a CDS encoding TonB-dependent receptor, producing the protein MQYSKILFHVFLCIFFVNTAFAQQNTTISGLVVDKSGNPIPGVLIRISSVSKGLLSDDQGKFSVNLSANSTYILEFSFMGFQDHSENVMLGAESLNLKIALADDTNDLEEFTVLGKSELREVEERAFNVTVLDARKLHHTNLDLGHALDRVSGVRVRESGGVGSRMNFSLNGFSGKQVKFFIDGIPMDDFGSSFQLNNIPINLAERIEVYKGVVPVGLGADALGGAVNIVTKNVQKNYVDVSYSYGSFNTHRTVINTAFVAKSGFTVQLNAFQNYSDNNYWVDVDIADIETGKYYPDQRVRRFHDTYHNETVIAQLGVQGKQYADKLLVGITAGKNYSEVQTGARLVTVFGDWHRRGTILMPTLKYQKRDLFVKGLDVNVNANYNFGSEQNIDTVNRRYNWFRQYREYDVPGGERSYTLYKFNNNNAVVTANAHYNFGKIHTIAISNVFNSFNREGSDALSPDNDRYEEPRKSQKNITGLSYQLNWEEKASISAFTKIYNQTNYFAMSYNPTGNYGDVAYRNEQENFTYPGFGVTGSYFVTGNIQTKASFEKSYRLPEPEELFGDMVNLQGNLSLKPETSYNYNVGLSIWKQLSANHRIDLSANGFYRDAKDFIRPRLNNNQAMQVMDNLYSVTNIGVEGEVRWTYKNLLSAGANITYQNLLNNTEFEEGQSIPSLVYRDRVPNMPYLFGNGDVSVMLQDAFGKGNDLNFGYNLLYVHAFYLYWPSLGSEKFDVPEQLSHDVNVTYTTGKKGRLQLIAECRNILDSKLYDNFSLQKPGRNFSGKIRYFIY; encoded by the coding sequence ATGCAATATAGTAAAATATTGTTCCATGTATTTTTGTGCATTTTTTTCGTTAACACGGCATTTGCGCAGCAAAATACTACGATTAGTGGCCTTGTCGTAGACAAAAGCGGCAATCCCATCCCCGGGGTCTTGATCCGAATCTCTTCGGTGTCCAAAGGACTGCTTTCTGATGATCAAGGCAAGTTCTCTGTTAATCTTTCGGCTAATAGCACCTATATACTTGAGTTTTCTTTCATGGGTTTTCAGGATCATTCTGAGAATGTTATGCTTGGTGCTGAATCTCTAAATCTGAAAATTGCACTCGCAGACGACACAAATGACCTGGAAGAATTTACCGTTCTGGGTAAGTCAGAATTACGGGAAGTAGAGGAGCGTGCTTTTAATGTGACGGTGCTCGATGCTCGTAAGCTTCACCATACTAATTTGGATTTGGGACATGCGCTAGACAGAGTTTCCGGTGTGCGGGTGAGAGAAAGCGGTGGGGTTGGTTCGCGGATGAATTTTTCCCTGAATGGCTTTTCAGGAAAGCAGGTGAAGTTTTTCATAGACGGAATTCCGATGGACGATTTTGGTTCCTCTTTCCAGCTAAATAATATCCCGATCAATCTTGCTGAGCGGATAGAAGTATACAAAGGTGTCGTTCCGGTTGGGCTGGGAGCAGATGCTCTTGGTGGAGCCGTAAATATTGTCACCAAGAATGTGCAGAAAAACTACGTGGATGTATCGTATTCCTACGGCTCTTTCAATACACACCGAACCGTTATCAACACTGCCTTTGTGGCAAAATCCGGTTTCACTGTTCAGTTGAATGCCTTCCAGAATTATTCGGACAATAATTATTGGGTAGATGTGGACATTGCGGATATAGAGACAGGTAAATATTACCCGGATCAGCGTGTACGGAGGTTTCATGATACCTACCATAATGAGACTGTGATCGCACAGTTGGGGGTGCAGGGAAAACAGTACGCGGACAAACTTTTGGTAGGTATCACGGCCGGGAAAAACTATTCGGAAGTCCAGACGGGAGCACGATTGGTAACTGTTTTTGGTGATTGGCATCGCCGGGGAACCATCCTTATGCCCACCCTGAAATATCAGAAGAGAGATCTTTTTGTCAAAGGACTGGATGTGAACGTGAATGCCAATTACAATTTTGGCTCAGAGCAAAATATCGACACGGTAAACCGCCGGTACAATTGGTTCAGACAGTATAGAGAATACGATGTGCCGGGTGGTGAGCGTTCTTATACGCTCTATAAGTTTAATAATAACAATGCGGTTGTTACAGCAAACGCACATTACAATTTTGGCAAGATTCACACCATCGCCATCAGTAATGTGTTCAACAGCTTTAATCGGGAAGGGAGCGATGCGCTTAGCCCAGACAATGACCGATACGAAGAGCCACGTAAAAGTCAGAAAAACATCACAGGGTTAAGTTATCAGCTCAACTGGGAAGAAAAAGCCAGTATCTCTGCTTTCACTAAGATTTACAACCAAACCAACTATTTCGCCATGTCTTACAATCCCACTGGGAATTATGGAGATGTGGCTTACCGCAATGAGCAGGAGAATTTTACCTATCCGGGATTCGGAGTGACGGGATCTTACTTTGTCACCGGAAATATTCAGACAAAAGCTTCTTTTGAGAAAAGCTACCGTTTGCCTGAGCCCGAGGAGCTTTTCGGAGATATGGTGAATCTGCAGGGCAACCTAAGCCTAAAACCCGAGACAAGCTACAACTATAATGTGGGGCTGAGTATTTGGAAGCAGCTGAGCGCAAACCATCGCATAGATCTTTCTGCAAATGGGTTTTATCGAGATGCCAAAGATTTCATTCGTCCCCGTCTGAATAATAACCAAGCCATGCAAGTCATGGATAATCTCTACAGCGTGACCAATATCGGTGTGGAGGGAGAAGTCCGATGGACGTATAAGAATCTTTTGTCCGCGGGTGCAAATATCACCTACCAAAACCTGCTCAATAATACTGAATTCGAAGAAGGTCAGTCTATTCCAAGTTTGGTCTACAGGGATCGGGTGCCAAATATGCCCTATCTCTTCGGAAATGGAGATGTGAGCGTGATGCTTCAGGATGCCTTTGGCAAAGGGAATGACCTCAATTTTGGGTACAATCTACTTTATGTCCATGCATTCTATCTCTACTGGCCAAGTCTGGGGAGCGAGAAGTTTGACGTGCCGGAGCAGCTATCCCATGATGTAAATGTGACCTATACCACAGGAAAAAAAGGCAGGCTACAGCTTATAGCCGAATGCCGAAATATCCTTGACAGTAAACTCTATGACAATTTCAGCTTACAGAAACCGGGAAGGAACTTCTCAGGCAAAATCAGATACTTTATTTATTAA